A DNA window from Branchiostoma lanceolatum isolate klBraLanc5 chromosome 17, klBraLanc5.hap2, whole genome shotgun sequence contains the following coding sequences:
- the LOC136422619 gene encoding DNA-directed RNA polymerase II subunit RPB1-like, with the protein MPVFGPILSDTSAPLRPVKRVQFGILSPDEIKRMSVTEGGIRYSEMMEGGRPKLCGLMDPRQGVIDRSARCQTCAGNMAECPGHFGHIELAKPVYHIGFLTKTIKIMRCVCFFCSKLLVSPDDPRIKDIVGKSKGQPKKRLTHVYDLCKGKMICEGGDEVDADVGPEEGKEEKPKGHGGCGRYQPQIRRVGLDLTAEWKHVNEDSQERKIQLSAERVLEIFKRISDEECSIMGMDPRYARPDWMVVTVLPVCPLQVRPSVVMFGAARGQDDLTHKLADIVKINNQLKRNEMNGAAAHIIAEDTKMLQFHVTTLVDNEVPGMPRAVQKSGRPLKSVKQRLKGKEGRIRGNLMGKRVDFSARAVITPDPNLQIDQVGCPRTVAQNLTFPEIVTPFNIDRMQELVRRGANQYPGAKYIIRDTGHRIDLRYHPKPSDLHLQCGYKVERHIRDDDIVIFNRQPTLHKMSMMGHRVKILPWSTFRLNLSVTTPYNADFDGDEMNLHVPQSVETRAEIMELAMVPRMIITPQSNRPVMGIVQDTLTAVRKFTRRDVFMDRKDMMNLLMWLPTWDGKMPQPAILKPKPLWTGKQLFSLIIPGHVNCIRMHSTHPDEEDNGPYKWISPGDTKVIVENGELISGILCKKSLGPSGGSLVHIVALELGHEIAKLFYGYIQTVVNNWLLIEGHTIGIGDCIADTQTYQDIQNTIKKAKLDVIEVIEKAHNDELEPTPGNTLRQTFENQVNRILNDARDKTGGSAQKSLSEFNNFKSMVVAGSKGSKINISQVIACVGQQNVEGKRIPFGFRHRTLPHFIKDDYGPESRGFVENSYLAGLTPSEFFFHAMGGREGLIDTAVKTSETGYIQRRLIKAMESVMIAYDGTVRNSNRHLVQLRYGEDGLDAVSIEFQNLATLKPSNRSFEKKFKLDYQNERYLRRILQEDIVREITSDARLQTEIESEFEQLRVDRDVLRLVNQTGDAKVALPCNLNRIIWNAQKIFHVNTRAPTDLHPIKVVEGVRELSRKLVIVKGNDPISIQAQANATILFNTLLRSTLCTRRVLEEFRLSHEAFDWLLGEIESRFNQAIVQPGEMVGALAAQSLGEPATQMTLNTFHYAGVSAKNVTLGVPRLKEIINVSKKPKTPSLTVFLLGQPANDAEKAKDILCRLEHTTLRKVTANTAIYYDPDPQNTVIEEDQEFVNVYYEMPDFDPHRISPWLLRIELDRKRMTDKKLTMESIAEKINAGFGDDLNCIFNDDNAEKLVLRIRIMNNDDSKMMDEEEMVDKMDDDVFLRCIEANMLTDMTLQGIEQIAKVYMHLPQQDTKKRIIITDEGEYKALQEWILETDGVNLMKVLSEKNVDPVRTTSNDIVEIFQILGIEAVRKAIEKEMNHVISFDGSYVNYRHLALLCDIMTQKGHLMAITRHGINRQEVGPLMKCSFEETVDILMESASHSETDFMWGVSENIMLGQLARIGTGSFDLMLDAEKCKYGMEIPTNLVGGGLMAGPGPGMFFGNAGSPTASMSPQMTPWQQVGTPAYGGAWSPGLGSGMTPGAAGFSPSAASDASGMSPAGYSPAWSPTPGSPGSPGPASPYIPSPGGPMSPSYSPASPAYMPRSPGGMTPQSPGYSPTSPSYSPTSPSYSPASPNYSPTSPSYSPTSPSYSPTSPSYSPTSPSYSPTSPSYSPTSPSYSPTSPSYSPTSPSYSPTSPSYSPTSPSYSPTSPSYSPTSPSYSPTSPSYSPTSPSYSPTSPSYSPTSPNYTPTSPKYSPTSPSYSPTSPSYSPASPSYSPTSPSYSPSSPNYSPQSPSYSPSSPSYSPSSPKYSPTSPSYSPTSPQYTPTSPKYSPTSPKYSPSSPKYTPTSPKYSPSSPKYSPSSPKYSPTSPTYSPSSAKYSPASPSYSPSTPKYTPTSPKYSPASPTYTPTSPKYSPTSPSYTPDTPKYSPTSPKYSPTSPTYSPTSPKGSTYSPTTPGYSPASPTYSPESPESQATHEEEEDES; encoded by the exons ATGCCTGTGTTCGGGCCGATCCTCAGCGACACCTCGGCGCCTTTGCGCCCGGTGAAAAGAGTCCAGTTCGGCATCCTGAGCCCGGACGAAATT AAAAGGATGTCGGTCACAGAAGGCGGAATCCGATACTCGGAGATGATGGAGGGAGGGCGGCCGAAGCTCTGCGGACTCATGGATCCGCGTCAGGGCGTGATCGACCGCTCGGCCAGATGTCAGACCTGCGCTGGCAACATGGCAGAGTGTCCAGGGCACTTCGGACACATCGAACTGGCCAAGCCGGTGTACCATATCGGATTTCTCACAAAGACCATCAAGATCATGAGatgtgtttgtttcttctgCTCAAAGTTGTTAGTGAGTCCG GATGATCCGAGGATCAAGGATATTGTGGGCAAGTCTAAAGGTCAACCCAAGAAGCGCCTCACCCACGTGTACGACCTTTGCAAGGGTAAGATGATCTGTGAAGGAGGAGACGAAGTGGATGCTGACGTCGGTCCTGAGGAGGGGAAAGAAGAGAAGCCCAAG GGTCATGGCGGTTGCGGTCGTTACCAGCCCCAGATTCGCAGGGTAGGCCTGGACCTGACAGCGGAGTGGAAACACGTCAACGAGGACTCCCAAGAACGAAAAATCCAGCTCAGCGCCGAGAGAGTACTGGAAATCTTCAAACGCATATCTG ACGAGGAGTGTAGCATCATGGGTATGGACCCAAGGTACGCCCGTCCAGACTGGATGGTGGTTACAGTTCTTCCTGTTTGTCCGCTGCAAGTCCGACCCTCCGTAGTCATGTTTGGTGCCGCCAGAGGACAG GACGATTTGACGCACAAGTTAGCCGACATCGTTAAGATCAACAATCAGCTGAAGAGGAACGAGATGAACGGAGCGGCGGCACACATCATCGCGGAGGACACCAAGATGCTGCAGTTCCACGTCACGACACTCGTGGACAACGAGGTTCCCGGAATGCCCAGG GCTGTGCAAAAGTCGGGACGTCCACTCAAATCAGTCAAACAGAGGCTAAAGGGCAAGGAGGGTCGTATCCGTGGTAACCTGATGGGGAAACGTGTGGACTTCTCCGCCCGCGCTGTGATCACGCCGGACCCAAACCTTCAGATCGACCAGGTCGGCTGTCCGCGGACCGTCGCACAGAACCTGACCTTCCCGGAGATAGTCACGCCCTTCAACATAGACAG AATGCAAGAGCTCGTGAGAAGAGGAGCAAACCAGTACCCTGGTGCAAAATACATCATCCGAGACACGGGACACAGAATTGACCTCCGCTATCACCCCAAACCCAGCGACCTCCATCTGCAGTGTGGGTACAAG GTGGAACGACACATCCGCGATGACGACATCGTGATCTTCAACCGCCAGCCCACGCTGCATAAAATGTCCATGATGGGTCACAGAGTCAAGATCCTCCCGTGGTCAACCTTCCGTCTGAACCTCAG TGTAACGACGCCCTACAACGCCGACTTTGACGGAGACGAGATGAACCTGCACGTGCCGCAGTCGGTGGAGACGCGGGCGGAGATCATGGAGCTGGCCATGGTCCCGCGGATGATCATCACGCCGCAGTCCAACCGCCCCGTTATGGGCATCGTGCAGGACACCCTCACGGCCGTCAGGAAGTTCACCAGGAGGGACGTCTTCATGGACAGG AAAGACATGATGAACCTGTTGATGTGGTTACCCACGTGGGACGGTAAGATGCCCCAGCCCGCCATCCTCAAACCCAAGCCTCTGTGGACCGGCAAGCAGCTCTTCTCTCTCATCATCCCCGGCCACGTCAACTGCATCCGCATGCACAGTACGCACCCCGACGAGGAGGATAACGGCCCATACAAGTGGATATCACCCGGTGATACCAAG GTGATAGTAGAAAATGGAGAGCTGATCTCCGGCATCCTGTGCAAGAAGTCGCTGGGTCCGTCTGGCGGCTCATTGGTCCACATCGTGGCCCTGGAGCTGGGTCACGAGATCGCCAAACTCTTCTACGGGTACATCCAGACCGTGGTCAACAACTGGCTGCTGATCGAGGGCCACACCATCGGGATCGGAGACTGCATCGCCGACACACAGACCTACCAGGACATCCAGAACACCATCAAGAAGGCCAAGCTCGACGTGATAGAGGTCATCGAAAAGGCCCATAACGACGAGCTGGAGCCGACGCCCGGTAACACCCTGAGACAAACATTTGAGAATCAG GTGAACCGAATCCTGAACGACGCTCGTGACAAGACTGGAGGCAGCGCCCAGAAGAGCTTGTCCGAGTTCAACAACTTCAAGTCCATGGTGGTGGCAGGCTCCAAAGGCTCCAAAATTAACATCTCACAG GTTATCGCCTGTGTGGGGCAACAGAACGTGGAGGGAAAGCGTATCCCCTTCGGCTTCCGCCATAGGACGCTGCCCCACTTCATCAAGGACGACTACGGTCCAGAGTCCCGTGGGTTCGTGGAAAACTCGTACCTTGCCGGCCTGACGCCCTCCGAGTTTTTCTTCCACGCCATGGGAGGTCGTGAGGGGCTGATTGATACAGCTGTGAAGACATCAGAAACAG GTTACATTCAGCGACGTCTGATCAAGGCTATGGAGAGCGTGATGATCGCGTACGACGGAACGGTCCGGAATTCCAACCGGCATCTTGTGCAGCTGCGTTACGGAGAGGACGGGCTCGATGCCGTGTCCATCGAGTTCCAGAACCTGGCTACGCTCAAGCCGTCCAACAGGTCTTTTGAGAAGAAGTTCAAGCTGGACTACCAGAATGAAAG GTACCTGCGGAGAATTCTACAGGAGGACATCGTGCGTGAGATCACCAGCGATGCCCGCCTGCAGACGGAGATTGAGTCCGAGTTCGAGCAGCTGCGAGTCGACAGAGACGTGCTGCGGTTGGTCAATCAAACGGGCGATGCCAAG GTGGCACTGCCATGTAACTTGAACAGAATCATATGGAATGCCCAGAAGATCTTCCATGTTAACACCCGAGCACCAACTGACCTTCACCCAATCAAGGTCGTTGAGG GTGTTCGAGAGTTGAGTAGGAAGCTTGTGATCGTGAAGGGTAATGACCCTATCAGCATACAGGCGCAGGCCAACGCCACCATCCTGTTCAACACCCTCCTCCGCTCCACCCTTTGTACGCGACGGGTACTGGAAGAGTTTCGTCTCTCCCACGAGGCGTTCGATTGGTTGCTAGGAGAAATCGAGTCCCGGTTCAACCAAGCCATT GTTCAGCCAGGTGAGATGGTAGGAGCACTGGCTGCCCAGTCCCTGGGTGAGCCCGCCACACAGATGACACTCAACACGTTCCATTACGCCGGTGTGTCCGCCAAAAACGTCACGCTGGGTGTGCCTCGTCTCAAGGAGATCATCAACGTGTCCAAGAAGCCCAAGACACCGTCGCTGACTGTGTTCTTGCTTGGGCAGCCAGCAAATGATGCCGAGAAAGCAAAG GATATCCTCTGCAGACTTGAGCACACAACTCTGAGAAAGGTCACGGCAAACACCGCCATCTACTACGACCCTGACCCGCAAAACACGGTCATCGAGGAAGACCAGGAGTTTGTGAACGTGTACTACGAGATGCCGGACTTCGACCCCCACCGCATCTCGCCCTGGCTGCTGCGTATCGAGCTGGACCGCAAACGCATGACGGACAAGAAGCTGACTATGGAGTCGATTGCCGAGAAGATCAATGCAG GGTTTGGAGACGACTTGAATTGTATCTTCAACGACGACAACGCTGAGAAGTTGGTGCTTCGAATCCGGATCATGAACAATGATGACAGCAAAATGATGGAC GAGGAGGAAATGGTGGACAAGATGGATGACGACGTGTTCCTGCGCTGCATCGAGGCCAACATGCTGACAGACATGACACTGCAGGGTATTGAACAGATTGCTAAG GTGTACATGCATCTCCCCCAGCAGGATACCAAGAAGCGCATCATCATCACAGACGAGGGAGAGTACAAGGCTCTGCAGGAGTGGATCCTGGAGACGGACGGCGTCAACCTCATGAAGGTTCTCTCGGAGAAGAACGTTGATCCCGTCAGAACCACGTCCAACGACATCGTAGAGATCTTCCAG ATCCTCGGTATTGAAGCGGTGCGGAAGGCGATTGAGAAGGAGATGAACCACGTCATCTCCTTTGACGGTTCCTACGTGAACTACCGCCATCTCGCGCTGCTGTGCGACATCATGACCCAGAAGGGTCATCTCATGGCCATCACGCGCCACGGTATCAACCGACAGGAGGTCGGTCCGCTCATGAAGTGTTCCTTCGAAGAAACG GTTGATATCCTGATGGAGTCAGCCTCCCACAGCGAGACAGACTTTATGTGGGGGGTGTCGGAGAACATCATGCTGGGACAGCTGGCTCGCATCGGTACCGGCTCCTTTGACCTGATGTTGGACGCCGAGAAGTGCAAATACGGCATGGAGATCCCCACCAACCTCGTGGGAGGGGGACTGATGGCTGGGCCAG GGCCAGGGATGTTCTTCGGAAACGCCGGCTCTCCCACGGCTTCAATGTCACCGCAGATGACGCCATGGCAACAAGTGGGCACACCCGCTTACGGTGGAGCATGGTCACCAGGACTGG GAAGTGGTATGACCCCCGGAGCTGCAGGGTTCTCCCCTTCGGCTGCATCGGACGCCAGCGGGATGAGCCCAGCCGGCTACAGCCCGGCCTGGTCCCCCACCCCTGGCTCCCCGGGGTCCCCTGGCCCTGCCAGTCCCTACATCCCCTCCCCTGGGGGCCCCATGTCTCCCAGCTACTCCCCGGCCTCGCCGGCGTACATGCCTCGCAGCCCCGGCGGCATGACGCCACAGAGTCCGGGCTACTCGCCAACTTCACCATCGTATTCGCCAACATCGCCAAGCTACTCCCCGGCCAGTCCAAACTACAGCCCAACGTCGCCCAGTTATTCGCCGACGTCACCGAGTTACAGTCCAACCAGCCCGAGTTATTCACCAACTTCCCCAAGCTACTCGCCAACGAGTCCGAGTTACTCACCGACGTCACCAAGCTACTCTCCCACATCACCATCATACTCTCCAACCTCACCATCGTACAGTCCGACATCTCCCTCCTACAGTCCGACATCACCCTCATACAGTCCAACCTCACCATCCTATTCCCCAACCTCCCCATCCTACAGCCCAACCAGCCCTTCGTACAGTCCTACCAGTCCTTCCTACAGCCCTACAAGCCCCTCTTACTCACCCACGTCTCCCAACTACACACCCACGTCACCCAAGTACTCACCCACTTCTCCTAGCTACTCCCCCACCAGCCCGTCCTACTCCCCAGCGTCACCCAGCTACAGTCCCACCAGTCCCAGCTACTCACCCAGTTCACCCAACTACTCTCCACAATCACCCAGCTACTCACCCAGCTCACCCAGCTATTCCCCATCCAGTCCCAAGTACTCCCCAACCTCACCAAGCTACAGCCCCACCTCACCCCAGTACACCCCCACCTCACCCAAGTACAGCCCCACGTCCCCCAAGTACAGTCCCTCCTCACCCAAGTACACCCCAACATCACCCAAGTACAGCCCTTCCTCACCCAAATACAGCCCCTCCTCTCCCAAGTACTCACCCACGTCCCCCACCTACTCACCATCCAGTGCCAAGTATTCCCCTGCCTCTCCTAGCTACTCCCCCTCCACTCCAAAATACACACCCACGTCCCCCAAGTACAGCCCcgccagccccacctacacacCCACGTCCCCAAAATACAGTCCCACCTCACCCAGCTACACTCCGGACACTCCAAAATACAGCCCCACGTCACCCAAGTACAGCCCCACATCACCCACCTACTCACCCACGAGCCCCAAGGGATCAACATACTCCCCGACAACCCCAGGTTACTCCCCTGCGTCCCCTACGTACAGCCCTGAGAGCCCGGAGAGTCAGGCCACACATGAAGAGGAAGAGGACGAATCATAA